A part of Burkholderiales bacterium genomic DNA contains:
- a CDS encoding FAD-binding protein has translation MLVALPENEAQVQAILRACYEEGVPVVARGAGTGLSGGALPHEEGVLLSLARLNRILHIDPLARTARVQPGVRNLAISEAARPYGLYYAPDPSSQIACSIGGNVAENSGGVHCLKYGLTVHNILALRAITIEGEVLTIGAAALDAPGYDFLALLTGSEGMLAVVTEVTVKLLPRPQRAQVIMAGFDDVARAGAAVGAIIAAGIVPAGLEMMDRPAIHAAEAFVHAGYPLDVEAILLCELDGTEAEVAEEMEKVRALLGASGATRLRVAADEAERARLWAGRKAAFPAVGRISPDYYCMDGTIPRKRLPEVLARIAELSREYGLAVANVFHAGDGNLHPLILYDANRPGELERAEAFGGKILEVCVEAGGTITGEHGVGVEKIDQMCVQFRPKELSIFHGIKEAWDAKGLLNPGKAVPTLHRCAEFGAMHVHGGRLRHPDIPRF, from the coding sequence ATGCTGGTGGCCCTGCCGGAAAACGAAGCGCAGGTTCAGGCGATCCTGCGCGCCTGTTACGAAGAGGGCGTGCCGGTGGTGGCGCGGGGCGCGGGGACGGGACTGTCCGGCGGGGCGCTGCCCCATGAGGAGGGGGTCCTGCTGTCGCTTGCGCGCTTGAACCGCATCCTTCACATCGACCCCCTGGCGCGCACGGCGCGGGTGCAGCCTGGCGTGCGCAATCTCGCCATTTCCGAAGCGGCGCGCCCCTACGGACTCTATTACGCCCCCGATCCCTCCAGCCAGATCGCCTGTTCCATCGGTGGCAACGTGGCGGAAAACTCGGGCGGTGTGCACTGCCTCAAGTATGGGCTCACCGTCCACAACATCCTCGCCCTGCGGGCCATCACCATCGAAGGCGAGGTGCTGACCATCGGCGCCGCGGCGCTTGACGCGCCCGGCTATGATTTCCTGGCCCTGCTCACCGGCAGCGAGGGCATGCTCGCGGTGGTCACGGAGGTCACGGTGAAGCTTCTGCCCCGCCCCCAGCGGGCGCAGGTCATCATGGCCGGCTTCGACGACGTGGCCCGGGCGGGAGCGGCGGTGGGGGCCATCATCGCCGCCGGCATCGTCCCCGCTGGCCTGGAAATGATGGACCGGCCGGCCATCCATGCCGCCGAGGCCTTCGTCCATGCGGGCTATCCCCTGGATGTGGAGGCCATCCTTCTGTGTGAGCTGGATGGCACGGAAGCGGAGGTGGCGGAGGAAATGGAGAAGGTGCGAGCGCTGCTTGGGGCCTCCGGTGCCACCCGGCTGCGGGTGGCGGCGGACGAGGCGGAACGGGCGCGGCTGTGGGCGGGACGCAAGGCCGCCTTCCCCGCCGTCGGCCGCATCTCCCCCGATTACTACTGCATGGATGGCACCATTCCCCGCAAGCGCCTGCCGGAGGTGCTGGCGCGCATCGCCGAATTGTCGCGGGAGTACGGCCTGGCGGTGGCCAATGTCTTCCATGCCGGGGATGGCAACCTGCATCCCCTCATCCTCTACGACGCCAACCGGCCGGGGGAACTGGAACGGGCGGAGGCCTTCGGCGGCAAAATTCTGGAAGTCTGTGTCGAGGCCGGCGGTACCATCACCGGTGAGCACGGCGTGGGCGTGGAAAAGATCGATCAGATGTGTGTGCAGTTCAGGCCGAAGGAGCTCTCGATCTTCCATGGCATCAAAGAGGCCTGGGACGCCAAGGGCCTCCTCAACCCGGGCAAGGCGGTGCCCACCCTGCACCGCTGCGCGGAATTCGGCGCCATGCATGTGCACGGCGGCAGGCTGCGCCATCCGGACATTCCGAGGTTTTGA
- a CDS encoding phosphoketolase family protein yields MQLPPFDPPSEAELERLDAYWRACNYLAAGMIYLRDNPLLREPLRPEHVKARLLGHWGSSPGLAFMYVHLNRLIVKYDLNVIFLAGPGHGAPGVLAPVYLEGTYSELHTDCTQDEEGLRRLFRAFSFPGGVGSHCTPELPGSIHEGGELGYSLAHAFGAAFDNPDLLVAVAVGDGEAETGPLATAWHGNKFLNPQRDGAVLPILHLNGYKINNPTVLARLPREELTLLLRGYGLTPHFVEGDEPMAMHRAMAETLERCVLEIRAIQNEARRRNRVTRPAWPMVVLVSPKGWTGPREVDGHRVEGSWRAHQVPLTQVRENPARLAALEAWLKSYRPEELFDAKGRLDPRLAALAPRGERRMSANPHANGGRLRRVLRLPEVRDYAVKVPAPGAVRAETTRPLGAFLRDVLRKNPDNFRIFGPDETTSNRLDAVYEAAKKMWLELRPEDADGGELAADGRVMEVLSEHTLEGWLEGYLLTGRHGFLSTYEAFAHVIDSMFNQHAKWLEIAADIPWRSPISSLNLLITSTVWRQDHNGFTHQDPGFLDVVVTKSPRVVRIYLPPDANCLLAVANHCLATTNRINVIVADKQNHLQYLDMESALRHCAQGIGIWEWASTDAGAEPDVVMAACGDIPTQEALAATALLRQYFPDLRIRFVNVVDLFTLTPNTEHPHGLSDRDFDSLFTRDKPIIFNFHGYPWLIHRLAYRRTNHRNLHVRGYKEKGSINTPLELAMLNEIDRFSLVVDVIDRVPRLTVIGAHVKQQMRNLQFTYRQHALEHGVDPPEIADWHWPG; encoded by the coding sequence ATGCAGCTTCCCCCCTTTGACCCCCCCAGCGAGGCCGAACTCGAGCGGCTTGACGCCTACTGGCGGGCTTGCAATTACCTCGCCGCCGGCATGATCTATCTGCGGGACAATCCCCTGTTGCGCGAACCGCTGCGGCCGGAGCACGTCAAGGCGCGGCTTCTCGGTCACTGGGGGTCGAGCCCCGGCCTTGCCTTCATGTATGTGCACCTCAACCGGCTCATCGTCAAATACGACCTCAACGTCATCTTCCTCGCCGGCCCTGGACACGGTGCGCCGGGTGTCCTGGCGCCGGTCTATCTGGAGGGCACCTATTCCGAGCTCCATACCGACTGCACCCAGGACGAGGAGGGGTTGCGGCGCCTTTTTCGCGCCTTTTCCTTTCCGGGGGGTGTGGGCAGTCATTGCACGCCGGAACTGCCGGGCTCCATCCATGAAGGGGGCGAGTTGGGCTACAGCCTCGCCCATGCCTTCGGCGCCGCCTTCGACAACCCGGACCTGCTGGTGGCGGTGGCGGTAGGGGATGGGGAGGCGGAAACCGGGCCGCTCGCCACCGCCTGGCATGGCAACAAATTCCTCAATCCCCAGCGGGATGGCGCGGTGCTGCCCATCCTGCATCTCAACGGATACAAGATCAACAACCCCACCGTGCTCGCCCGCCTGCCCCGCGAGGAACTCACTCTCCTCCTCAGAGGCTATGGCTTAACGCCCCATTTCGTCGAAGGCGACGAACCCATGGCCATGCATCGCGCCATGGCCGAGACCCTGGAACGCTGTGTGCTGGAGATTCGCGCCATCCAGAACGAGGCGAGGCGCCGCAACAGGGTAACGCGGCCCGCCTGGCCCATGGTGGTGCTGGTCAGCCCCAAAGGCTGGACCGGCCCCCGGGAAGTAGACGGGCATCGGGTGGAAGGATCCTGGCGCGCCCATCAGGTGCCCCTCACCCAGGTGCGGGAAAATCCTGCCCGGCTTGCCGCGCTGGAAGCGTGGCTCAAGAGCTACCGCCCGGAGGAGCTGTTCGATGCAAAGGGACGCCTCGATCCCAGGCTTGCTGCGCTCGCCCCGCGGGGGGAGCGGCGCATGAGCGCCAACCCCCACGCCAATGGTGGCCGGCTGCGCCGCGTTTTGCGGCTGCCGGAGGTGCGCGACTACGCGGTGAAGGTGCCGGCGCCGGGCGCGGTGCGGGCGGAGACGACGCGCCCCCTGGGGGCGTTCCTGCGGGATGTGCTGCGCAAAAACCCCGACAACTTCCGCATCTTCGGTCCCGACGAGACCACCTCCAACCGCCTCGACGCCGTGTACGAGGCGGCGAAGAAGATGTGGCTGGAACTGCGGCCGGAGGATGCGGACGGTGGCGAGCTGGCTGCCGATGGCCGGGTCATGGAGGTGCTCTCCGAGCATACCCTGGAGGGCTGGCTGGAAGGTTATCTGCTCACCGGGCGCCATGGTTTCCTCTCCACCTACGAGGCGTTCGCCCACGTCATCGATTCCATGTTCAACCAGCACGCCAAGTGGCTGGAGATCGCCGCCGACATTCCCTGGCGGTCGCCCATCTCCTCCCTCAACCTGCTCATCACTTCCACCGTCTGGCGGCAGGACCACAACGGCTTCACCCATCAGGATCCGGGCTTCCTCGATGTGGTGGTGACCAAGAGCCCCCGCGTGGTGCGCATCTATCTGCCGCCGGATGCCAACTGCCTGCTGGCCGTGGCGAATCACTGTCTTGCCACCACCAACCGCATCAACGTCATCGTCGCCGACAAGCAGAACCATCTGCAGTATCTGGACATGGAAAGCGCCTTGCGTCACTGTGCCCAGGGCATCGGTATCTGGGAGTGGGCAAGCACCGACGCCGGGGCCGAGCCGGACGTGGTCATGGCCGCCTGCGGCGACATTCCCACCCAGGAGGCGCTGGCCGCCACCGCCCTGCTGCGGCAATATTTCCCCGATCTGCGCATCCGCTTCGTCAATGTGGTGGACCTCTTCACTCTCACCCCCAACACGGAACATCCCCATGGTCTGAGCGACCGCGACTTCGACAGCCTGTTCACCCGGGACAAGCCCATCATCTTCAACTTCCACGGTTATCCCTGGCTCATCCATCGGCTGGCCTACCGCCGCACCAATCACCGCAACCTGCACGTGCGCGGCTACAAGGAGAAGGGAAGCATCAACACACCGCTGGAACTGGCCATGCTCAATGAAATCGATCGCTTCAGCCTGGTGGTGGATGTCATCGACCGCGTGCCGCGCCTGACCGTGATCGGCGCCCACGTCAAACAGCAGATGCGCAATCTCCAGTTCACCTACCGGCAGCACGCCTTGGAACACGGCGTGGACCCGCCGGAAATCGCCGACTGGCACTGGCCGGGGTGA
- the glcE gene encoding glycolate oxidase subunit GlcE — protein sequence MDTNELREQFAEAIRQAGSRRRPVRIRGSGSKDFYGGPPRGEVLDTSRFTGVVDYAPEELVITARAGTPLAEIEAVLAAENQMLPFEPPHFGPRATLGGCVASGLSGPRRPYTGAVRDFVLGVVLMDGRGDVLRFGGQVMKNVAGYDVSRLVTGALGTLGLILEVSLKVLPRPAAELTLQLEMNESEAVSRMNRWAGEPLPLSATCYHDHVLSVRLSGAEAAVRAARQRLGGQVLSAGEEFWRGIREHTANFFRDPRPLWRVSLPSTAAFDVPGRQLVEWGGALRWLFTDEGAPAVRAAARAAGGHATLFRSERKDVPVFEPLPPALLALHRRVKQVFDPQGIFNPGRLYPDF from the coding sequence GTGGACACGAACGAGCTGCGGGAACAATTCGCCGAGGCCATCCGCCAGGCCGGAAGCCGCCGGCGACCGGTGCGCATCCGCGGCTCGGGAAGCAAGGATTTCTACGGCGGGCCGCCGCGGGGCGAGGTGCTGGATACCAGTCGCTTCACCGGGGTGGTGGATTACGCGCCGGAAGAGCTGGTGATCACCGCGCGGGCGGGCACACCCCTTGCGGAAATCGAAGCGGTGCTCGCGGCGGAAAACCAGATGCTGCCCTTCGAGCCGCCCCATTTCGGTCCCCGTGCCACCCTGGGCGGCTGCGTGGCCAGCGGGCTATCCGGCCCGCGGCGGCCCTACACCGGGGCCGTGCGGGATTTCGTGCTGGGCGTGGTGCTCATGGACGGCCGGGGGGATGTCCTGCGCTTTGGCGGGCAGGTGATGAAAAACGTTGCCGGCTACGACGTTTCCCGTCTGGTGACGGGCGCCTTGGGCACCCTGGGCCTGATTCTCGAAGTCTCCCTTAAGGTGCTGCCGCGGCCGGCGGCGGAGCTCACCCTGCAACTGGAAATGAATGAGAGCGAGGCGGTCAGCCGGATGAACCGCTGGGCGGGCGAACCGCTGCCCCTTTCCGCCACCTGTTACCACGACCACGTGCTGAGTGTGCGACTGTCGGGCGCGGAGGCCGCGGTGCGCGCCGCGCGCCAACGTCTGGGCGGCCAGGTGCTTTCGGCGGGGGAGGAATTCTGGCGGGGCATCCGCGAACACACCGCCAATTTTTTCCGCGATCCCCGCCCCTTGTGGCGGGTGAGCCTGCCCTCCACCGCCGCCTTCGACGTGCCGGGGCGACAGCTCGTGGAATGGGGCGGGGCGCTTCGTTGGCTGTTCACCGACGAAGGCGCGCCAGCCGTGCGGGCGGCGGCGCGGGCGGCCGGCGGTCATGCCACCCTGTTCCGTTCCGAACGCAAGGACGTGCCCGTCTTTGAGCCCCTGCCCCCGGCTCTGCTGGCTCTGCACCGGCGGGTCAAACAGGTGTTCGATCCCCAGGGGATTTTCAACCCGGGCCGGCTGTATCCGGACTTCTGA
- a CDS encoding NYN domain-containing protein, translated as MAGQPEITNMALFCDFENIALGVRDAKYPQFDIRKVLERLLLKGSIVVKKAYCDWERYKEFKSPMHEAAFELVEIPHLRQSGKNSADIRMVVDALDLCYTKPHLDTFVIMSGDSDFSPLVSKLRENNKYVIGIGVKAATSDLLAANCDEFIFYDDLVREQEAKKKKSRAKTPKTAASPSGGKSEEERRQEALDFLVETVEALIAERGGEEKLWGSLVKQTMKRRKPGFNEAFYGYRSFGEMVEDAQARKLLSATRDEKTGQYMLRLPG; from the coding sequence ATGGCCGGACAGCCGGAAATCACCAACATGGCGTTGTTTTGCGACTTCGAAAACATCGCGCTGGGCGTGCGCGACGCCAAATATCCCCAGTTCGACATCCGCAAGGTGCTGGAACGTCTGCTGCTCAAGGGCAGCATCGTCGTGAAAAAGGCCTATTGCGACTGGGAGCGGTACAAGGAATTCAAGAGCCCCATGCACGAGGCGGCCTTTGAGCTGGTGGAGATTCCCCACCTGCGCCAATCGGGCAAGAATTCGGCCGACATCCGCATGGTGGTGGATGCCCTCGACCTCTGTTACACCAAGCCGCACCTGGACACCTTCGTCATCATGAGCGGCGATTCGGATTTCTCGCCCCTCGTTTCCAAGCTGCGGGAGAACAACAAGTACGTCATCGGCATCGGCGTCAAGGCCGCCACCTCCGACCTGCTGGCGGCCAACTGCGACGAGTTCATCTTCTATGACGACCTGGTGCGGGAGCAGGAGGCGAAGAAAAAGAAAAGCCGTGCCAAGACGCCGAAGACGGCGGCCAGCCCGAGCGGCGGCAAAAGCGAAGAGGAACGCCGGCAAGAAGCGTTGGATTTCCTCGTGGAGACCGTCGAGGCCCTCATCGCCGAGCGGGGTGGGGAGGAAAAGCTGTGGGGGTCGCTGGTCAAGCAGACCATGAAGCGGCGCAAACCCGGCTTCAACGAAGCCTTTTACGGCTATCGCTCCTTCGGTGAGATGGTGGAGGATGCCCAGGCGCGCAAGCTCCTTTCCGCCACCCGCGACGAAAAGACCGGCCAGTACATGCTGCGCCTGCCCGGCTGA
- the glcF gene encoding glycolate oxidase subunit GlcF encodes MQTNLADFIRDTPEGREADRILRTCVHCGFCLATCPTYQLLGDELDSPRGRIYLMKQMLEGAAATEKTLTHLDRCLTCRACETTCPSGVEYGRLLDIGRTLAEEKIGRSLQGRVRRWLLRTTLVDARRVSLLLGLGRLVRPFLPGRLARQVISPKPAGDWPPPRHGRRMLVLAGCVQPAAAPGINAAAARVLDRLGISLIVASEAGCCGALPLHTGGREEALAAMRRNIDAWLPHLEAGVEAIVMTASGCGVTVREYAHHLRTCPEYGEKARRIAEHTRDIAEVVWAERTRLAGLLAATRRKPPPVAVHTPCTLQHGQKLNGLIERILELAGIPLTPTPDAHLCCGSAGTYSLLQRNLSQRLLANKVAALTSGGPARIVTANIGCLLHLQSGTTLPVSHWVELLDELLA; translated from the coding sequence ATGCAGACGAATCTCGCCGATTTCATTCGCGATACGCCGGAAGGCCGGGAGGCCGACCGCATTCTGCGCACCTGTGTGCATTGCGGTTTCTGCCTTGCCACCTGCCCCACCTATCAGCTCCTCGGCGATGAGCTGGACAGTCCGCGCGGGCGCATCTACCTCATGAAGCAGATGCTGGAGGGCGCAGCCGCCACGGAAAAAACCCTCACCCATCTGGACCGCTGTCTCACCTGCCGCGCCTGTGAGACCACCTGTCCTTCCGGTGTGGAATACGGTCGGCTGCTGGATATCGGGCGCACGCTAGCGGAGGAAAAAATCGGCCGCAGTCTGCAAGGGCGCGTCAGGCGCTGGCTTTTGCGCACCACCCTTGTCGATGCCCGCCGTGTCTCCTTGCTGCTCGGCCTCGGCCGTCTGGTGCGGCCGTTTCTGCCTGGACGGCTTGCGCGCCAGGTGATCAGCCCCAAACCTGCCGGAGACTGGCCGCCTCCCCGCCATGGGCGGCGCATGCTGGTGCTGGCGGGCTGTGTGCAGCCGGCCGCCGCCCCCGGCATCAACGCCGCCGCTGCCCGTGTGCTGGACCGCCTGGGCATCAGCCTCATCGTGGCTTCGGAGGCGGGATGCTGTGGGGCGTTGCCGCTGCACACCGGCGGGCGGGAGGAGGCCCTTGCCGCCATGCGCCGCAACATCGATGCCTGGCTTCCCCATCTGGAGGCGGGGGTGGAGGCCATCGTCATGACGGCGAGCGGCTGCGGCGTGACGGTGCGGGAATATGCCCATCACCTGCGCACCTGCCCGGAATATGGCGAGAAGGCGCGGCGCATCGCCGAACACACCCGCGACATTGCGGAAGTGGTGTGGGCGGAAAGGACCCGCTTGGCCGGGCTGCTCGCGGCTACGCGGCGCAAACCGCCGCCGGTGGCGGTGCACACCCCCTGCACCCTGCAGCATGGGCAGAAACTCAACGGCCTCATCGAGCGCATCCTGGAGCTTGCCGGCATTCCCCTTACGCCCACGCCCGATGCGCATCTCTGTTGCGGTTCGGCGGGTACCTATTCGCTGCTGCAGCGGAACCTCTCCCAGCGGCTTCTTGCCAACAAGGTCGCCGCCTTGACGAGCGGAGGGCCGGCGCGCATCGTCACCGCCAACATCGGGTGTCTGCTGCACCTGCAAAGCGGCACCACGCTTCCGGTGAGCCATTGGGTGGAGCTTTTGGACGAGCTTCTGGCCTGA
- the aceB gene encoding malate synthase A — translation MQQATPLGIEVSEARARPYGDILTPRALAFVEALHRRFEGRRQALLVARKARQARFDAGEDPDFLADTRQLREASWTVEPLPEWLADRRVEITGPAGDRKMVINALNSGARVFMADFEDALSPTWTNVMQGQVNLRDAVAGTLHYVSPEGREYRLVSEPAILFMRPRGLHLPEKHVTVDGVPVAASLFDFGLYCFHNAQPLLAQGRTPCFYLPKLESHEEAQLWRDVFIFSEDWLGLPRGAIKATVLIETLPAAFEMDEILHALREHSAGLNCGRWDYLFSVIKKYRHRAGFILADRALLTMMTPFMRAYSLLTIKTCHRRGAHAMGGMAAQIPIRDDPEANEAALAKVRHDKEREAIDGHDGTWVAHPGLVPVARAVFDRLMPQPNQIRRQRDDVDITAGDLLAFAPQGPITRAGVLTNLEVPIHYMGAWLAGQGAVPIHHLMEDAATAEISRAQLWHWIRSPLGRFQDGTKITLDLVDALLPEALARIRRELGEERFVAGRFDLAARLYRELLADDQFEEFLTLRLYPHLD, via the coding sequence ATGCAACAGGCAACCCCCTTGGGCATCGAAGTGAGCGAGGCACGGGCAAGGCCCTATGGCGACATCCTCACGCCGCGGGCGCTTGCCTTTGTCGAGGCATTGCACCGGCGCTTCGAGGGCCGGCGCCAGGCCCTGCTTGTGGCACGCAAGGCGCGGCAGGCGCGCTTCGATGCCGGCGAGGACCCGGATTTCCTTGCCGACACCCGCCAGCTGCGGGAGGCGTCCTGGACGGTGGAGCCGCTGCCGGAGTGGCTTGCCGACCGGCGGGTGGAAATCACGGGGCCGGCGGGGGATCGCAAGATGGTGATCAACGCCCTCAATTCCGGCGCCCGGGTTTTCATGGCCGACTTCGAGGATGCGCTGTCCCCCACCTGGACCAATGTCATGCAGGGACAGGTCAATCTGCGCGATGCCGTGGCCGGTACCCTCCACTACGTGAGCCCGGAGGGGCGGGAATACCGGCTCGTGAGTGAGCCGGCCATTCTTTTCATGCGGCCGCGTGGCTTACATCTGCCGGAAAAACACGTCACCGTGGACGGTGTGCCGGTTGCCGCCAGTCTCTTCGATTTCGGGCTCTATTGTTTCCACAACGCGCAGCCCCTGCTGGCTCAGGGACGCACGCCGTGCTTCTACCTGCCCAAACTGGAAAGCCATGAGGAGGCGCAACTGTGGCGTGATGTCTTCATCTTCAGCGAAGATTGGCTGGGGCTCCCCCGCGGCGCCATCAAGGCCACTGTGCTCATCGAAACCCTGCCGGCGGCCTTCGAGATGGACGAGATTCTTCACGCGCTGCGGGAACATTCCGCCGGGCTCAACTGCGGCCGCTGGGATTATCTGTTCAGCGTGATCAAGAAATACCGGCACCGCGCCGGTTTCATCCTCGCCGACCGCGCCCTGCTGACGATGATGACGCCGTTCATGCGGGCGTATTCCCTGCTCACCATCAAGACCTGTCACCGCCGGGGGGCGCACGCCATGGGCGGCATGGCGGCACAGATTCCCATCCGCGATGATCCCGAGGCCAACGAGGCGGCGCTGGCGAAAGTGCGCCACGACAAGGAGCGGGAAGCCATCGACGGCCATGATGGCACCTGGGTGGCCCACCCGGGGCTGGTGCCGGTGGCGCGGGCGGTGTTCGACCGTCTCATGCCGCAACCCAACCAGATTCGCCGCCAGCGCGATGATGTGGACATCACCGCCGGCGACCTCCTCGCCTTCGCACCCCAGGGACCCATCACCCGCGCGGGTGTCCTCACCAATCTGGAGGTGCCCATCCACTACATGGGGGCGTGGCTTGCGGGTCAGGGCGCGGTGCCCATCCACCACCTCATGGAGGACGCCGCCACCGCAGAAATCTCCCGTGCCCAACTCTGGCACTGGATTCGCAGTCCCCTGGGGCGTTTCCAGGACGGCACCAAAATCACCCTCGACCTGGTGGACGCCCTGCTACCCGAAGCCCTCGCCCGCATCCGCCGCGAGCTGGGGGAGGAGCGCTTTGTCGCCGGCCGCTTCGACCTTGCGGCAAGGCTCTATCGCGAATTGCTCGCGGACGATCAGTTCGAGGAATTCCTCACCCTGCGGCTTTACCCCCATCTCGACTGA
- a CDS encoding cation:proton antiporter — MSSLPLHRPGRKLALLVALASLLPHTALAAGGSATAVHLAWIALLLMGAKVASLVERFGQPAVVGELLAGILLGNLALVGITGLEAARKDEVIRFLAEFGVIILLFQIGLESDVHTMRKVGWRAFLVACVGVVAPFALGVALGPFLFPDMGFNGHLFLGATLTATSVGVTARVFKDMNALRSAEAQIVLGAAVIDDVIGLVILAVVSAIVTTGSVSLGGVAVIVLKATLFLLGAVIIGQRLAPLLSRGFARIHTGVGMKFAVAISVCLVMAWLAGVIGLAPIVGAFAAGLVLDEVMFKDYDEMEVIPEVRAALDGAPQETRQAVTRVLERHAHRHLESLTAPVANLFVPLFFVYTGMQVDLTTLANLHTLLVALAVTAIAFAGKLVSGLVAGRVNRWLVGWGMAPRGEVGLIFAVVGRQLDVVTPEEFSVVVIMVMLTTLATPMILSFLIRRQQQRQT; from the coding sequence ATGTCGAGCCTTCCTCTGCACCGCCCCGGCCGCAAGCTTGCCCTGTTGGTGGCCCTCGCTTCGCTGCTTCCCCACACCGCGCTCGCCGCCGGTGGCAGCGCCACGGCAGTGCACCTCGCCTGGATCGCGCTCCTCCTCATGGGCGCGAAGGTGGCAAGCCTCGTCGAACGCTTCGGTCAGCCGGCGGTGGTGGGGGAACTGCTGGCCGGCATCCTGCTGGGGAACCTTGCCCTGGTGGGCATCACCGGCCTGGAAGCGGCGCGGAAAGACGAGGTGATCCGCTTCCTCGCCGAATTCGGCGTGATCATCCTCCTCTTCCAGATCGGCCTGGAATCCGACGTCCACACCATGCGCAAGGTGGGCTGGCGTGCCTTCCTGGTGGCCTGCGTCGGCGTGGTGGCTCCCTTCGCCCTGGGGGTGGCACTGGGTCCCTTCCTCTTTCCCGACATGGGCTTCAATGGCCACCTGTTTCTGGGCGCAACCCTCACCGCCACCAGCGTCGGCGTCACCGCCCGCGTCTTCAAGGACATGAATGCGCTCAGATCGGCCGAGGCGCAGATCGTCCTCGGCGCGGCCGTGATCGATGATGTCATCGGGCTTGTCATCCTCGCCGTGGTCTCCGCCATCGTCACCACCGGCAGCGTAAGTCTCGGTGGTGTGGCCGTGATCGTGCTCAAGGCGACCCTGTTCCTTCTGGGCGCAGTGATCATCGGCCAGCGCCTGGCCCCGCTGTTGAGCCGCGGCTTTGCCCGCATCCACACCGGCGTGGGCATGAAATTCGCCGTGGCCATCAGTGTCTGTCTAGTGATGGCGTGGCTTGCTGGCGTCATCGGCCTGGCCCCCATCGTCGGCGCCTTCGCCGCCGGCCTGGTGCTGGATGAGGTGATGTTCAAGGATTACGACGAGATGGAGGTGATACCCGAGGTGCGTGCCGCCCTCGACGGGGCACCACAGGAGACCCGGCAGGCGGTGACACGGGTCCTGGAAAGACACGCCCACCGCCACCTGGAGTCCCTTACCGCGCCGGTGGCCAACCTCTTCGTGCCCCTCTTTTTCGTTTACACGGGCATGCAGGTGGATCTCACCACGCTCGCCAACCTGCACACACTGCTGGTGGCGCTCGCGGTGACCGCCATCGCCTTTGCCGGCAAGCTGGTCTCCGGCCTGGTGGCGGGGCGGGTCAACCGCTGGCTGGTGGGGTGGGGCATGGCCCCGCGGGGAGAAGTGGGTCTGATTTTCGCCGTGGTGGGCCGTCAGCTCGACGTGGTGACGCCGGAGGAATTTTCGGTGGTCGTCATCATGGTCATGCTCACCACCCTGGCCACGCCCATGATTCTCTCCTTCCTCATCCGCCGCCAGCAGCAGCGGCAGACCTGA
- a CDS encoding peroxiredoxin: MIQPGESLPDATLFEMTAEGPKPVEIGALTRGRRVVIFGLPGAFTPTCSAKHLPGYVSAAERLKAKGIDEILCVSVNDAFVMGAWGREQGAEGKVRLLADGNADFCQALGLTLDLRERGMGIRCQRFSMLVEDGVVKTLNVEAPGKFEVSDAETMLAQVERLPG, encoded by the coding sequence ATGATCCAGCCGGGAGAAAGCCTACCCGATGCGACCCTTTTCGAAATGACCGCCGAAGGACCGAAGCCGGTAGAGATCGGGGCGCTCACCCGTGGCCGGCGGGTGGTGATCTTCGGCCTGCCCGGTGCCTTCACCCCCACCTGTTCCGCCAAGCACCTGCCGGGTTACGTCTCGGCGGCCGAGCGGCTGAAGGCCAAGGGCATCGATGAAATCCTCTGTGTCTCGGTGAATGACGCCTTCGTCATGGGCGCCTGGGGGCGGGAGCAGGGGGCGGAGGGCAAGGTACGCCTCCTTGCCGACGGCAATGCCGATTTCTGTCAGGCCCTGGGCCTCACCCTCGATCTGCGGGAGCGCGGCATGGGCATCCGCTGCCAGCGCTTTTCCATGCTGGTGGAGGATGGGGTGGTGAAGACGCTCAACGTGGAGGCGCCGGGCAAGTTCGAGGTGAGCGACGCCGAGACCATGCTGGCCCAGGTGGAGCGACTGCCGGGCTGA